Proteins from a single region of Electrophorus electricus isolate fEleEle1 chromosome 5, fEleEle1.pri, whole genome shotgun sequence:
- the si:ch73-264p11.1 gene encoding SH2 domain-containing protein 1A produces MGDLTLPVYHGPISRQRCEDLLSRKGKDGSYLIRDSETIHGALCLCVYKQKVVYTYRILQSHTGQYTLQTSSGIEERFFKTLQDLVKHYKKRNKGLATHLRYSVKRKTLEELPSVTNDVDISEDTHDYENVESSDYVVVLPN; encoded by the exons ATGGGGGACCTGACGCTCCCTGTCTACCATGGTCCCATCAGCAGACAGAGGTGTGAGGATCTCCTCAGCAGGAAGGGCAAAGATGGATCATACCTCATAAGGGATAGTGAGACCATCCATGGagccctgtgtctgtgtgttta CAAACAGAAAGTTGTGTACACTTACAGGATTCTCCAGAGCCATACAGGACAATACACTCTACAG ACTAGTTCAGGCATAGAGGAGAGGTTTTTCAAGACCCTACAGGACCTTGTGAAACActataaaaagagaaataaaggtCTGGCCACACACCTGCGCTACTCAGTGAAGAGGAAAACACTGGAGGAGCTGCCTAGCGTTACCAACGACGTCGACATTAGCGAAGACACGCATGACtatgaga ATGTAGAGTCATCTGATTATGTCGTTGTGTTGCCGAATTAA